Proteins from one Palaemon carinicauda isolate YSFRI2023 chromosome 26, ASM3689809v2, whole genome shotgun sequence genomic window:
- the LOC137620016 gene encoding uncharacterized protein, giving the protein MRGRRGHRKKEEDVEEEKGRRGGGKKDVEEKRQESRRRRGRQERRRRRRRRRERRRGQQERRGGEEDSKKEEEEKRTARKKRRRRGRQERRGGEEDGKKEEDGKKEEEEKRTTRKEEKRTSRKEEKGTPRKEEERTSGKKEKRISRTM; this is encoded by the coding sequence ATGAGGGGGAGAAGAGGACATCGAAAAAAAGAGGAGGACGTCGAGGAGGAGAAAGGACGtcgaggaggaggaaaaaaagacGTCGAGGAGAAGAGGCAAGAAAGTAGGAGGAGAAGAGGACGgcaagaaaggaggaggaggagaagaagacgtCGAGAAAGGAGAAGAGGACAgcaagaaagaagaggaggagaagaggacagcaagaaagaagaggaggagaagaggacggcaagaaagaagaggaggagaagaggacggcaagaaagaagaggaggagaagaggacgGCAAGAAAGAAGAGGACGgcaagaaagaagaggaggagaagagaacGACGAGAAAGGAGGAGAAGAGAACGTCGAGAAAGGAGGAGAAGGGAACGccgagaaaggaggaggagagaaCGTCAGGAAAGAAGGAGAAGAGAATATCGAGAACAATGTAA
- the LOC137620017 gene encoding uncharacterized protein: MTTRTVISCLVQLFALFGMPAYIHTDRGASFMSEELKDFLMKKGVATSCTTHYNSIGNGQAEKYNGIIWKTLTLALKTRNLDVSQWETVLPDAHLHSIRSLLCTSTISTPHECLFLHSRRSTTGQSLPTWLIQGGRALLRRHVRHSKNDPLVDEVEIVEANPEYAHVKLSDGRATTVSLRHLAPMASDNRESTDAGDPVPQSEVPEELLVTNAPQEIARSISPVDTAPQNDTLHESRTVPQQVASPPPLRRSERVRQPPKYLQDYST, translated from the coding sequence ATGACCACTAGAACTGTCATCAGTTGTTTGGTGCAACTATTTGCTTTGTTTGGTATGCCAGCATACATCCACACTGACAGGGGTGCATCTTTCATGTCTGAAGAGCTGAAGGATTTCCTGATGAAGAAAGGTGTAGCTACCAGTTGCACTACACATTATAACTCTATAGGGAATGGTCAAGCTGAAAAATATAATGGAATTATATGGAAAACTCTAACATTGGCCCTTAAGACAAGAAACCTTGATGTGTCTCAGTGGGAAACTGTTCTCCCAGATGCTCATCTCCATTCTATACGCTCCTTGTTGTGCACTTCCACGATTAGTACTCCTCACGAGTGCCTTTTCCTGCATAGTAGAAGGTCCACCACTGGCCAATCGTTGCCTACTTGGCTCATCCAAGGAGGACGTGCTCTCCTGAGACGTCATGTAAGACACAGCAAGAACGACCCCTTGGTGGATGAGGTCGAAATCGTAGAGGCGAACCCCGAGTATGCTCATGTGAAGCTTTCAGATGGTAGGGCGACTACGGTTTCATTAAGACATCTTGCTCCTATGGCTAGTGACAACCGAGAAAGTACAGATGCTGGGGATCCTGTACCTCAGTCCGAGGTTCCTGAGGAATTGTTAGTTACCAATGCTCCCCAGGAGATTGCACGCAGTATCTCCCCTGTGGATACTGCTCCTCAGAATGACACTCTTCACGAATCACGTACAGTGCCTCAACAGGTAGCCTCCCCTCCTCCACTTCGAAGGTCAGAGAGAGTGAGGCAACCTCCAAAGTACCTTCAGGATTACTCCACGTGA
- the LOC137620019 gene encoding uncharacterized protein, giving the protein MDHSVYDYISECETYEKAEEVLTSLYGKLNNEIFARNLLATRRQNSGESLDQFLQALKLLAKDCQFKSVTAEEACDSFIRDAFINGLVSGSIRQRLLENLTLNLNTAYEQACTLEMAQKHSASHSSAEPVNAAVSAVSREEESFSAENNRESVSAATSSARCFLCGNNRHPRTQCPAKNTVCLKCNKQGHYAKVCRSVKQASGSSSPKYSAAMLASKLGASPKCLEKSVTPLKLNGGPVSALIDTGSSDSFVRHNLADLNKLCLQSMEKSPWLMNPCPQTS; this is encoded by the coding sequence atggaccatagtgTGTATGACTATATATCTGAGTGTGAGACTTATGAGAAGGCTGAAGAGGTTCTGACATCTTTGTACGGGAAACTgaacaatgaaatatttgccaGGAATCTACTTGCCACTCGCAGGCAAAACTCGGGTGAGTCCCTGGATCAGTTCCTGCAGGCACTGAAGCTACTTGCTAAGGACTGCCAATTCAAAAGTGTAACTGCGGAGGAAGCGTGTGACAGTTTTATTCGGGATGCCTTCATTAATGGTTTGGTCTCTGGTTCAATACGCCAACGTCTGttggagaatttgacactgaacttaaatactgcttatgaacaggcctgcactctagaaatggcccagaagcattcagcctcccaCTCTTCAGCAGAACCTGTTAATGCTGCTGTGTCAGCAGTGAGTCGAGAGGAGGAATCGTTTAGTGCTGAAAATAACAGAGAGTCTGTTTCTGCTGCTACTTCTAGTGCTCGATGTTTTTTGTGTGGGAACAACCGGCATCCCCGAACTCAGTGTCCTGCTAAGAACACAGTGTGTTTGAAATGTAATAAGCAAGGACATTATGCTAAGGTGTGCCGCTCTGTGAAACAGGCGAGTGGCTCTTCTAGCCCAAAATATTCTGCAGCAATGCTAGCTTCTAAATTGGGGGCCTCCCCTAAGTGTCTTGAAAAATCTGTAACACCTCTCAAGCTTAATGGTGGCCCTGTCAGTGCCCTTATTGATACTGGGAGTTCGGACAGCTTTGTGCGCcataatttagcagacctaaacaAACTATGTCTCCAGAGCATGGAAAAGTCTCCATGGCTGATGAATCCCTGTCCTCAAACATCTTAA